The region GTTGTCGCATGTGTGGCAAAACTGCCTTAATCACATTAATAGGTCCAAAAAAATTGGTATTAAAATTATGTTGTATTTGCTCTTGCGGAATTTCCTCGACAGCACCATTTATCCCAACACCAGCATTATTAACTAATACATCCAACTTACCTTCTGCTTCAATAACGGTTTGTACAGCGTTTGCAATAGTGGTAATATCGTTAACATCTAAAGCCACTAGTTTAAATTTGCTATTAGTATAATTAGAAGGGTTTCGGCTAGTACCATAAACAGTAAACCTTTTATCTGTTAAATACTCACCTATAGATTTGCCTATTCCTGAAGATCCTCCAGTAATTAATACGACTTTGGACATGTACATTAATTTAAAAGTTAAAAGTAAAAAAGTTGAAAGAGTAAAACTAATAACTCACCAAATATCTTGAAGATGCTTCAAAAATCTAAATTTTGGGTACAAAAAAAAGGCAAGCTACCTACATCACACCGCTACGACCGCGTACCTTTGCTTCGTTCCCGACCTGGAGGATTCAGCAGGAGCTGGTTGTGTAGGACTTGCCAGCTGCAAAGATACATACTTTTAAATTTTTCACAATGATTTTTTAAAATGAATTTTAATAAATAACTTGCTCTCAAATAAGTTTACAACATGAAAGTATTTAAACACCTCACCATCATATTTTTAGCACTAGTGCTTGTGTCTTGCGGAGCAAATTTAGAACAGCAAAAAAAGAGTTTTTCTATAACAACTAATGCTAAAAACGGAACGATTAGTATCGACAAAACACTAGAATTGGCTCTTAAAAATCCTAAAAATCTTGACGTCTCTTCTATTGTTTATGAATTGGATGGTAAAACTATTAATACTAAACAACCACTTTCTGATTTTAAATTAGGCGAGCACAATTTAAAAGCAACCATTAATTTTAACGGAGAAACTGCAATTGTTAACCAGCAATTAACCCTATTAAATGATAAAGACCCAAAAATACTGTCTTTAGAAATTGTGAATGTGTTTCCTCATGACAAGACGTCTTTCACACAAGGTTTAGAGTTTCATAAAGGTGTTTTGTATGAAAGTACTGGGCAACGAGGCGAATCTAAAATTAGAAAAATAGACTACAAAACGGGAGACGTTATTGCAGAAGTTGCGATTCCAGACAATTATTTTGGAGAAGGTATGACTGTGCTTAACAATACCATTTACCACTTGACTTGGCAAGCTAAAAAAGGATTTACTTATGATGCTGAAACTTTAGAGAAAAAAGGAAGCTTTAATTACGGAAAAAGTCAAGAAGGTTGGGGTTTTGCAAATGATGGTAACAAATTATATAAAAGTGATGGTACCAGTTTAATATGGACCTTAAATCCAGATACTTTAACTGAAGAGGATTATATCCAAGTGTATTCTACCAAAGGAAAAATTGGGCGTTTAAATGAAATTGAATGGGCTAACAACAAATTATATGCTAATATTTGGGAAAAAAACGGAATAGCAATTATAAATCCTAAAAATGGAGCTGAAGAAGCAGTTATTAACTGCATTCCACTAACGAAACAAATTTCTAATTTTTCTTTAAACGAAAATTGCCTTAACGGAATTGCTTACAATCCAGACACGCAGACGTTTTTCTTAACAGGAAAACGTTGGGACAAATTGTTTGAGGTTAAGATTGTTGAAAATTAGTATTCACTCACCCAAAAGTACCATACACTCATTACAGGTTTTAAAACTCTTATATCTTTTAGTTATTTGATGTAATAATCAAACCACCATGAGAACTGAAATTAGAGTAACCATTCCAGAACCTTGTCATGAAGACTGGAACACCATGACACCAAAAGACCGAGGTCGTTATTGCAAAGTTTGCGAAAAAACAGTCGTAGATTTCACTAATAAAACAGATGAGTACATCGTTAAAACCTATGAAAAAGAAGGAAAACTGTGTGGTCGTTTTAAACAACAACAATTAGATAGACCTTTAGCATACAGCAGAAAAGATAGTACTAATTATTTAGCAGTTGCTAGCACAGCTGTACTTGCCTACTTGTCTTTTGGTAATACTAATGCTTACGCACAACAAGAACCAAAAACAGATACGACTTCTGTAAATACAACAAATCACATTAAAGGAAAAATTGCACAATCTATATTAAAAACTAAGATCATTTCTGGACGTGTCATTGGTAATAATAACAAACCGTTACCAAATGTTTTAATATCAGAAAAGGGTACTAACAACTTTACTAAAACTAATGTTGAAGGACATTATACCATAAAGGTTAGCAATACTTCCGTACTAGTTTTTTCTCATGAAAGCTATCAAAATTTTGAAATTTTAGTAGAAAACAATAACTATATTTCTATTGAAATGGTTGAAAAAACAGAAATTAAAGATTCCGACAACACCATTACCATTTCTGGAGTTATAACAGATGAAAACAATTTACCATTACCAACTGCTAATATTGTAATAAAAGGGACAAACAAAGGAACATCAACCGATTTTGATGGTAATTATTCATTAGAGGTTAACAAAAATGATGTATTAACCGCTAGTTATATTGGATATGAAAGTAAAGATTATGTAATTAAAGATAACACATTAGTAAATATTAAACTTGATCCAGATTATTATTATGATGAAGTTATTGTTGGTGGTGCTTTCACTGTAAATCGACATTATAGAAAAACAAAAGAAGAAAGGTTAGAAATAAGACGCTTAAAGAAAATAAATAAAGAGAAAAATAGAGAAAAACGCCAAAAAGCTAAAGCTGAAAGAAAATGCAAACGTCTAGAAAGACGTGCAAATAAAAGTTAACAGTTCTTAAATGCGTTGTTAAAGTCTCTTAATTTTAATGCTTGATTAGTCGTTAATTCTATTTTTGGATAGACAACAACTAATCAACTTTTGAAAACGTTACTATACTTAATTTTCTTTCTTGTTGTATTCACAGCATCTTCACAAACTATTAGTGGTATAGTGTACGACTCCATTTCTACAGTAGAAAACATTAAAATTGAAAATTTAGCGAATAATAAAATAACTGCGTCTAATGCAAATGGCGAGTTCTCTATTGGCGGAAAAGTAAATGATACTCTTAAAATAAGTTCATTATTTTATCATGAACAAATAATAGTGGTTAAAGAAATTCACGTTTCAGAATCAATTGTGATTGACCTAAAAAAAATAACCAATACTTTAGAAGAAGTACAATTAATTAATGCTTATAAAGAACAATTAGCAGATATAGAAGTTGTTGAAGTAACACTTAAAAATCAAATATTAGAAGACATTAAAAATAACCCTCATTTATACTCTAGAGGAAGTTCAAGTGCTGATCTTAATATTAAAGCATTATTAGGCTTAGTTTTTAACCTTTTCAAAAACAAAGATAAATATGAAGAAAAGCCATTTGTTGCTATAGATTATTATGCTTTAGAAACTTTATTTACTACATCTGCGATATTCACAAATGATTTTCTTAATAACACTCTTAGAATAGACAAGAACTATAAACACTTATTTTTAGAATATGTAGTCGAGCAGAATTTAAATAGTGAATTACTTGAAAAATCCCATGAGATTTATCTTATTGAAAACCTTATTGCTTTGAGTAAAGACTTTAATAAAATTGTAGATGATTTAAAAAAAGACCTTTTAAAGAAGAATTAAACCTTATAGATACTAAATCATTAATTCAAAAGTTATATTTTAGTCAACCAAAGTTACAATTACAATTTATGAAGCGTACGCTATATTTAATCTGCTGTATTGGTTTTATTTTGTTATGGAGTTCTTGTCGTAAGGATTTTGAATTTCAAGCAAGCACCGGAAACCTTGGTTTCTCTAAAGACACAGTCTATTTAGATACCATTTTTGCTAACATTGGCTCTAGCACCTATAATTTAAAAGTATATAATTCTAGTGATGAAGATATCGCTATCCCTTCTGTTAGATTAGAAAATGGTGATAATTCTGGTTACCGATTAAATGTAGATGGACAAGCTGGTAAAAGCTTTGATAACGTCCAATTATTAGCCAAAGACAGTCTGTTTATTTTTATAGAAACCACTTTTAATACTAACACAGAGCCATTACTTAGTAATGAGTTTTTATACACAGATAAAATATTATTTGATACTGGCGAAAACCAGCAAGATGTAGATTTAGTCACCTTAGTTAAAGATGCAACCTTTATCTATCCTGACAGAGATAATACCACAGGAATTGTTGAAACACTAACACTAACCATAGATGGTCAACAAGTAGAAACTGAAATACAAGGTCGCGAATTACTTCCTGAAGAGTTAACCTTTACTAATGAAAAACCTTATATTATTTATGGTTACGCAGCAGTACCAACTGGTGAAACCTTAATTATAAATGCTGGAGCACGTGTGCATTTTCATGCTAATTCTGGATTGTTAGTTAGTGAAGGTGCTACTCTAAATATAAATGGTGCTTTAAGTAACGATGAAGAATTATTAGAAAACGAAGTTATTTTTGAAGGCGACCGTCTAGAGCCTTTATTTAGTGATGTACCTGGACAATGGGGAACCATTTGGCTATTTGAAAATAGTATAAACAATACTATTAATTATGCGACTATTAAAAATGCAACAGTCGGAATTTTATCAGATGGTAATGCAGATGCTGCACAAGACAAATTAACCATTACCAATTCTCAAATTTATAATGTGAGTACGTTTGGTATTTTAGGTAGAAACACGTCTATAACTGCAGAAAACATTGTACTAAACAATGCTGGACAGTCTAGTTTTGGTGCAACATTTGGTGGAAAATATAACGTCACACACTCTACCATTGCTAATTATTGGGATAGTAGTTTTAGACAATTTCCAGCGTTATTAATTAATAACTTTGTGACAGATGCAGATAATAACGCGTTTATTACAGAATTAACAGAAGCCAATTTTAACAACTGTATTATTTACGGAAATGACAATCCAGAGTTATTAATCGACGAGCTTCAGGATGAAACCTCTCCAATCCCATTCAACTTTAAATTTACTAATTGTTTATTACGTTTTGAGGATGGTAGCAACTTTTTTAATAGTGACAACTATAATTTTGAAGACACGACACATTATGAAAATATGATTTTTAATCAAGATCCTAATTTTAGAAATGCATTTGAAAATGATTTAATTATTGGTGATGATTCTGCTGCAAACGGACAAGGTAATACCACATTTGCTAACCAAGTACCAACAGATATTTTAGGTGTTAACAGAACTGCAAGTCCAGATTTAGGTGCTTATCAGCATATTACTTTTGAGTAAGAATATTAATATGATAAAACAAAAAAAAACCAGCTTAAAAGCTGGCTTTTTTTCCGCGAAAGCGAAATATTAATTTCTATTTTATGCACTAAAAAGAGGTAACTCACTCATCATAGCGTTAACTTTAACTGCTATCTGGTCAAGCACAGCTTCATTTTCATGGTTTTGTATAACTTGATCTATTAACTCTACTATTGCCTCCATTTCGTTTTCTTTTAAACCTCTTGTTGTAATAGCTGCAGTACCTACTCTAATTCCAGAAGTTACAAAAGGCGACTTATCGTCAAAAGGCACCATGTTTTTATTAACGGTTATATCTGCTTTTACTAAAGCTTTTTCGGCATCTTTACCAGTAATATTTTTGTTACGTAAGTCAATTAACATCATATGGTTGTCTGTACCTCCAGAGATAATTTTATAATCACGCTTTACAAAAGCTTCTGCCATAGCTGCTGCATTTTTCTTGACTTGTAGCATATAATGCATAAATGGCTCTGTTAATGCTTCTCCAAAAGCTATAGCTTTTGCAGCAATAATATGTTCTAACGGTCCACCTTGGTTTCCTGGGAATACTCCAGAATCTAAAAGTGAGGACATCATTCTTAAATTTCCGTTTTTAAGCTTTAGTCCAAATGGGTTTTCAAAGTCTTTACCCATTAATATCAATCCTCCTCTTGGTCCACGTAATGTTTTATGTGTAGTTGTTGTTACTATATGACAATGCGGAATCGGATCGTTTAAAATACCTTTTGCAATTAATCCTGAAGGATGAGAAATATCTGCTAATAACAATGCACCAACACTATCTGCAATTGCTCTAAAACGTTTAAAATCTATATCTCTAGAATAAGCAGATGCACCAGCAATAATCAATTGTGGCTTTTCTTTTGTAGCAATCTCTTGAATTTTGTCATAATTTAAAATACCTGTTGCCTCTTCTACTCCGTAAAACACAGGATTATATAATTTTCCTGAAAAATTAACAGGAGACCCATGGGTTAAATGTCCACCATGTGACAAATCAAAACCTAAAATTTTGTCACCAGGTTTTAATACTGCATGATATACGGCTGTATTAGCTTGACTTCCAGAGTGAGGCTGCACGTTAGCATATTCGGCTCCAAACAACGTTTTTGCTCTGTCAATTGCAATTTGCTCGACTTCATCTACCACTTCACAACCACCATAATAACGCTTTCCAGGATAGCCTTCAGCATATTTATTGGTTAATACAGATCCTGCAGCTTCCATAACTTGGTCACTTACAAAGTTTTCTGATGCTATCAATTCTATTCCGTGTAATTGTCGCTCTTTTTCGGCTTGAATAAGTTCAAAAATCTGTTCGTCGCGTTGCATATTGTAATTAGAGTTAAATTTTTATCAAAAATAAGAAATACTACTCTTAAATAATTCAAAAAACATATATTTACTTATAATTTATAAACAACAAATTAACATACCTCAATATGCCATTATCCGCAAATAATCCAGATAGAAAGTCTTGGCTTCACGTCGATAAAAATTCAGATTTCCCTATTCAAAATATACCTTTTGGTGTGTTTTTAACAAGAGATGATATTATTACCATCGGAACTCGTATTGGTGATACAGCAATAGATTTGGGTGCTTTGCATCAGTTAGGTTATTTTGAGGGGATTCCGTTAACCGACGATATCTTTCTTCAAGATACACTAAACGATTTTATTGCAGATGGACGTAAAACGTGGCGTTTGGTAAGAAATAGAATTGCTGAAATATTTGATGCTGATAATAATTCATTGAAAAATAATGTTAAGCATAAAGAAATTGTGCTATTTAGATTAGATGAAATTGAAATGCAATTACCAGTTCAGATTGGTGATTATACCGATTTTTACTCTAGTATAGAACATGCGACCAATGTAGGAACTATGTTTAGAGATCCAGATAATGCGCTTTTACCTAATTGGTTACATATTCCAGTGGGTTATCATGGAAGAAGTAGTTCTATAATTCCGTCTGGAATACCTGTGCACAGACCTCAAGGTCAAACATTACCAGCTGGAGCTTCAGAGCCTGTTTTTGGACCAAGTAAATTAGTGGATTTTGAATTAGAAATGGCGTTTATCACCACAGATGCTAATGATTTAGGCGAACCAATACCTGTAGATGAAGCAGAAGAATACATCTTTGGGTTGGTACTATTTAACGATTGGTCTGCACGTGATATCCAAAAGTGGGAATACGTTCCTTTAGGACCGTTTTTAGCCAAAAACTTTGCGTCATCAATTTCTCCTTGGATAGTAACCTTAGATGCGTTACAACCGTTTAAAACAGACAGTCCAAAACCACTTAAAAAGCTATTACCATACTTACAACAAAACGGTAAAAAAAGTTACGATATAAACTTAGAAGTAGCCATTCAGCCAGAAAAAGCAAAGGAAACTGTTGTGACCAAGTCCAACTTTAAATATATGTATTGGAGCATGTCGCAACAATTGGCGCATCATACCGTAAATGGATGTCCAGTAAATTCTGGAGATATGATGGGAAGTGGTACTATTTCTGGACCAACTCCAGACAGTTATGGATCAATGTTAGAACTATCATGGAGAGGTGAAAAACCTATTAAAATGAAAGATGGCTCTGTGCGTAAATTTATCAACGATAACGATACTGTTATTATGAGAGGGTATTGCGAAAAAGAAGGCACCAGAATTGGCTTTGGAGAAGTTAAAACAAAACTGTTACCCATTTTTGAGCCTAAAAAGAATAAATAATAACTTACTATAAGTCAAAAACTTAACCCTTAAATTATATAATTTAAGGGTTTTTTATTATCGTTTGGCACGCATATTGAATTTCTATTATAATAGAAACCAATTAAATCCAAAAAAGATGAAAAATTTTACACGTATTACAGTACTTCTTCTGGTACTAACATCTTGTGTTGGAAGAAAACAAATCCAGAAGCAATTACATTCTGGTAATTATGATTTAGCCATTACCAATGCGCTAAAAAAATTAGAAACTAATAAAGACAAAAAACGTAAATATGATTACGCGTTGATGCTTCAAGATGCTTACTATAAAGTGGTTGAAGAAGATATAATTGCATTAAATCATTTAAAGTCGGATGGTAATCCTGCTAATTACGAGATAATATTTAATACGTATTTAGAGTTAGACTCGCGTCAAAATGCCATAAAAAGAGTATTACCACTACAAATTGAGGGTAAAACTTTAAAGTTTGACTTTAATAATTATACAGATGAAATTATAGACTATAGAGCAAAAGTCTCTGACTATAAATACACAGAAGCTTTACAATTAATGCAATCTGATGATACATTTAAAAATCGTGAAGCCTATAGATTACTAAATCAGATAGAAAACATAAATGCAAATTTCAAAGATGTAAGACAACTAATGGATGAGGCACACTTTAAAGGCACTGATTTTGTTTTGGTATCTATAGAAAATCAAACCCATCAAATCATACCACAACGTTTAGAAGCAGACTTGTTAAATTTTAACACCTATGGTTTAAATGATTTTTGGACAGCTTATCATGCTAATGTGGATGAAAATATTGAGTACGATTATGCGATGCAATTGCAATTAAGACGTATAAATGTCTCTCCAGAGCACATCACCGAAAGACAGTTAATACGTAAAAAAAATATTATAGATGGATGGGAATATGTCTTAGATGATAACGGAAATGTTGTTAAAGACAGCTTAGGTAATGATGTTAAGCAAGACAAAATTGTAACGGTTAAAGCTAGATTTTTTGAAGTTAACCAATTAAAATCGACGCAAGTAGTTGCCAGAGTGGTTTATACAGATTTAACTAGAAATCAAATATTAGATAGTTTTCCAATGGATAGTGAGTTTGTATTTGAAAACACTTTTGGAAGGTTTAGAGGAGATGAAAGAGCCTTAACTGAAGAAGACGTCCAGTTACTTAGAAATAGACAAATACGTTTCCCTAGTAATGAGCAAATGGTTTATGATACAGGTGAAGACCTAAAGTATAAACTAAAAAGCATTATAACTAGATATAGTTTTAGAAGTTAAAACATCCAAAACGCCCAAATTAATTTGGGCGTTTTTAGTAATAAGTAGTAAATTAAGGCATAAATGTTGTGGCATTTAAATAAACTAACCATTATGCGCTATTCTATTTTTACTATTATTTTATTTATTTCAATTTCCGCCTTCTGCCAAGACAGTGTTAAAGAAAACCCACTTTATTCTATAATAAAAAAAAATAAAAAGTTCCATAATTATAATATTGAAAACTTTTATCTGCACACAAATAAAAGCATTTATTTTACTGGGGAAAGTGTGTTTTTTAAGGCTTATGTAGTCAATGAACATAACAATAAGCCAAACTCAGAAACCACTAATCTTTACATTAATCTCTATGATTTTAATAATATCTTAGTTTTAAGTCAATTATTTTATGTAGAAAATGGTAAAACTTATGGTTCTGTTAAGTTACCTAAAGATTTAAAATCCGGTGAATATACACTACAGTTAGATACCTATTGGAATAAAAACTTTAAAAAAGGATCTAACTTTTCAATTTTGATTCAAAATCTTGACGATTCAAAATCTGTTATCTCTGATAGCAAAACTATTCAAGACATTGGTAATTCTATTATTACCAACAATAGCACAGCACAAAATTCTGAAACAGAAACATCGGGTTTCCAGTTAACTAAAAGCAACTCTGACAACTCTGACCGTATCAACTTTACATTGTTAGCAAATAAAGAGGCTATCGCTAATAGAGAAAATAAGTTTGTTTATGCTGCACTTCATAAAAAAGGATACATTACCAATACTGCATCATTTGTATTATCAGAAAAGTTTTTAATGTACAGTATTAACTTTCTTAAGAAGGATGTATTAGAGGGTTTAAACACTATATCTCTATTTGATAGTGATAATAAACTTTTAGCAGAAAATAGATTTTATTATAAAGCAGAACAACATGCAGATATTTTAGCAAAAAAAATAAACCAAACTAAAGACTCTTTAACCCTTGACCTTACATTAATTAATATCTATAAAAAAGCTAATGTAAGTATTAGTATACAGCACCAAGATAGCAAAGTAATAGATTACAACTCAACTATAACAAACGTACTATTAAATGAAAATTTTAATACTCCAGAACAATTAACTCTAAACTACAACCAACAAAAAAACAGCTTTCCGTATCAATCCATTTTAGATAAAACACTTTTGTATGATAATGAAAGAGGGTTAAGAATAAAAGGTCAATTAAATACCAAGTTGGATAATCCTAGCAATTATAAAATTACGTTATACTCTAAGAAGGATAATATTTTGATTAGTAAACCACTAAATGAAGATAGAAGTTTTGAATTTAACAATCTGTTTTTAACATATCCATCCCAATATTCATTGACATTGACAGACGAAAATGAGAAAAATAAAGAAGGTCATTTTTTTATTTACAATACATTTATAAACTACAAAGCAGATTCTATTTTACAAAAACCACTGTTAAAAATAACTAAAACAACCGTTTTAGAAAAATCTAATCTACCTACTAAAATTACAGATGATATTGACCTTCCAATATCCAAAAATGTAGAGTTATTAGATGAAGTGGTTTTAAAAAACGTAGGAAGAAAAAATGATAAAAGAATTAAAGAAATATTAAAAGAAAACTCTTATTTAGGAATAAAAAACGGATTTTCAGATTACTATTTAATTGATGAAGACAAAGACAAAACAACCCTAGAGCAATACTTAAGAAATGTTAG is a window of Olleya sp. YS DNA encoding:
- a CDS encoding glutaminyl-peptide cyclotransferase; the encoded protein is MKVFKHLTIIFLALVLVSCGANLEQQKKSFSITTNAKNGTISIDKTLELALKNPKNLDVSSIVYELDGKTINTKQPLSDFKLGEHNLKATINFNGETAIVNQQLTLLNDKDPKILSLEIVNVFPHDKTSFTQGLEFHKGVLYESTGQRGESKIRKIDYKTGDVIAEVAIPDNYFGEGMTVLNNTIYHLTWQAKKGFTYDAETLEKKGSFNYGKSQEGWGFANDGNKLYKSDGTSLIWTLNPDTLTEEDYIQVYSTKGKIGRLNEIEWANNKLYANIWEKNGIAIINPKNGAEEAVINCIPLTKQISNFSLNENCLNGIAYNPDTQTFFLTGKRWDKLFEVKIVEN
- a CDS encoding carboxypeptidase-like regulatory domain-containing protein, yielding MRTEIRVTIPEPCHEDWNTMTPKDRGRYCKVCEKTVVDFTNKTDEYIVKTYEKEGKLCGRFKQQQLDRPLAYSRKDSTNYLAVASTAVLAYLSFGNTNAYAQQEPKTDTTSVNTTNHIKGKIAQSILKTKIISGRVIGNNNKPLPNVLISEKGTNNFTKTNVEGHYTIKVSNTSVLVFSHESYQNFEILVENNNYISIEMVEKTEIKDSDNTITISGVITDENNLPLPTANIVIKGTNKGTSTDFDGNYSLEVNKNDVLTASYIGYESKDYVIKDNTLVNIKLDPDYYYDEVIVGGAFTVNRHYRKTKEERLEIRRLKKINKEKNREKRQKAKAERKCKRLERRANKS
- the glyA gene encoding serine hydroxymethyltransferase; its protein translation is MQRDEQIFELIQAEKERQLHGIELIASENFVSDQVMEAAGSVLTNKYAEGYPGKRYYGGCEVVDEVEQIAIDRAKTLFGAEYANVQPHSGSQANTAVYHAVLKPGDKILGFDLSHGGHLTHGSPVNFSGKLYNPVFYGVEEATGILNYDKIQEIATKEKPQLIIAGASAYSRDIDFKRFRAIADSVGALLLADISHPSGLIAKGILNDPIPHCHIVTTTTHKTLRGPRGGLILMGKDFENPFGLKLKNGNLRMMSSLLDSGVFPGNQGGPLEHIIAAKAIAFGEALTEPFMHYMLQVKKNAAAMAEAFVKRDYKIISGGTDNHMMLIDLRNKNITGKDAEKALVKADITVNKNMVPFDDKSPFVTSGIRVGTAAITTRGLKENEMEAIVELIDQVIQNHENEAVLDQIAVKVNAMMSELPLFSA
- the fahA gene encoding fumarylacetoacetase, with amino-acid sequence MPLSANNPDRKSWLHVDKNSDFPIQNIPFGVFLTRDDIITIGTRIGDTAIDLGALHQLGYFEGIPLTDDIFLQDTLNDFIADGRKTWRLVRNRIAEIFDADNNSLKNNVKHKEIVLFRLDEIEMQLPVQIGDYTDFYSSIEHATNVGTMFRDPDNALLPNWLHIPVGYHGRSSSIIPSGIPVHRPQGQTLPAGASEPVFGPSKLVDFELEMAFITTDANDLGEPIPVDEAEEYIFGLVLFNDWSARDIQKWEYVPLGPFLAKNFASSISPWIVTLDALQPFKTDSPKPLKKLLPYLQQNGKKSYDINLEVAIQPEKAKETVVTKSNFKYMYWSMSQQLAHHTVNGCPVNSGDMMGSGTISGPTPDSYGSMLELSWRGEKPIKMKDGSVRKFINDNDTVIMRGYCEKEGTRIGFGEVKTKLLPIFEPKKNK